The following proteins are encoded in a genomic region of Cricetulus griseus strain 17A/GY chromosome 7, alternate assembly CriGri-PICRH-1.0, whole genome shotgun sequence:
- the LOC100774849 gene encoding proto-oncogene Wnt-3 isoform X2 — protein MEPHLLGLLLGLLLSGTRVLAGYPIWWSLALGQQYTSLGSQPLLCGSIPGLVPKQLRFCRNYIEIMPSVAEGVKLGIQECQHQFRGRRWNCTTIDDSLAIFGPVLDKATRESAFVHAIASAGVAFAVTRSCAEGTSTICGCDSHHKGPPGEGWKWGGCSEDADFGVLVSREFADARENRPDARSAMNKHNNEAGRTTILDHMHLKCKCHGLSGSCEVKTCWWAQPDFRAIGDFLKDKYDSASEMVVEKHRESRGWVETLRAKYALFKPPTERDLVYYENSPNFCEPNPETGSFGTRDRTCNVTSHGIDGCDLLCCGRGHNTRTEKRKEKCHCVFHWCCYVSCQECIRIYDVHTCK, from the exons GTCCCTGGCCCTGGGCCAGCAGTACACATCTCTGGGCTCCCAGCCTCTGCTCTGCGGCTCCATCCCAGGCCTGGTCCCCAAGCAACTGCGCTTCTGCCGCAATTACATCGAGATCATGCCCAGCGTAGCAGAAGGTGTGAAGCTGGGCATCCAGGAGTGCCAGCATCAGTTCCGGGGCCGCCGATGGAACTGTACCACCATAGATGACAGCTTGGCCATCTTTGGGCCTGTCTTGGACAAAG CCACCCGCGAATCAGCCTTCGTGCATGCCATCGCCTCGGCTGGTGTAGCCTTCGCTGTCACGCGCTCCTGCGCCGAAGGCACCTCCACCATCTGCGGCTGCGACTCGCATCATAAGGGGCCACCTGGAGAAGGCTGGAAGTGGGGAGGCTGCAGCGAGGACGCCGACTTCGGGGTGTTAGTGTCTCGGGAGTTTGCGGATGCACGGGAAAACAGACCTGATGCCCGCTCGGCTATGAACAAGCACAATAACGAGGCAGGCCGCACG ACCATCCTGGACCACATGCACCTGAAGTGCAAATGCCACGGGTTGTCAGGCAGCTGTGAGGTGAAGACCTGCTGGTGGGCCCAGCCAGACTTCCGTGCCATCGGCGACTTCCTCAAGGACAAGTATGACAGCGCCTCAGAGATGGTGGTGGAGAAGCATCGGGAGTCCCGAGGCTGGGTGGAGACCCTGCGAGCCAAGTACGCACTCTTCAAGCCACCCACTGAGAGGGACCTAGTCTACTATGAGAACTCCCCCAACTTTTGTGAGCCCAACCCAGAGACGGGCTCCTTTGGCACCCGGGACAGGACTTGCAATGTCACCTCCCATGGCATCGATGGCTGCGATCTGCTGTGCTGTGGCCGTGGCCACAACACGAGGACGGAGAAGCGGAAAGAGAAATGCCACTGCGTCTTCCACTGGTGCTGCTATGTCAGCTGCCAAGAGTGCATCCGAATCTATGATGTGCACACCTGCAAGTAG